AGTACAAGGGCGTACCGATGAGCCCGAGGATCTCCTTCTCCAACGACTTCGTCGACCCGAACTATTCGACGAAGCAAGATGCAACGAGGGGTCCCAGATCAGAAGCTGCAGCAGCCGCATCCGCAGACTTTGAGTTCTTCTCACAGTCGTCGTCATCGTCGGTTGCGAGCTTCTCCATGATGAGCGCGGACGAGCTCTTCTTCAAGGGAAGGCTGTTGCCTCTTAAGGACGCGATATTCCCAAAGATGACTCTGAGAGATGAGCTTCTGAtgaatgaggatgaagatgatgatggcgTGTTTGTGAAACCCCCAAAGGGGGCAAGCGCTAGGTGGAGGGGGATCCTGGGCCTGAAGAAGACGAGCCACACTGCGTCCAAGAGATCAGTCGAGACGATCGGCGATGAGAAATTTGTTGAGTTTGAATTCAACAGTGACAAGTGTGATCTGGCCTCAGATGATCAGAAGATTATCACTCCTGGCAAGGCATCACCGGTGAGTACAATTTTCTGGGTAaaataacgaaaaatatttattagaagtTTTACATGTGAAATTTATGATATAAGTCTTGTTACGTCGAGAACCCGTGGATCTTGTTAACCAGCATATTGCGACTCTTGGTCGAGCCCTCTTGAAAACAGACTAATCACCGATCGAGAGTCATGTCTAATTAATGGTCTTGTGAACTCGATGCAGGGAGCGATGAATCATGGAGGCTCGGGCCGCAGAGACACTAAGATGGTATTATAGGAGATTCAGCTGGTGTGGTTGGGTTGCCTTGTGTTTCGGTGGTGTGATTCACTGCTCGTTCTGAAGTTAGTGTAAGTCACGTTTGGACAAGATTGGAGATGTCAATGTTTGGATCATCCCTGTCGCATTAGCACTTTGAGggggtcttttcttttctttcttttttctccttttgtatgGGGggcttttaatttttcctcttcGAATTGAGTGGAGATGTGCCAATGTAAattatctctttattttgtcAATGAATGTGCAAATCTGATTACCGTGAAAAGCACAGGCTATTAAAAATAGAAGGACTACCATTTGGTTCCGTTTCTGATTAGAGGAAAGATTTTcgaattaccaaaaaatcaaCATCTTGCATTGTACATTTCGCATATAGGGAATGTACATTTCTATAAAACCCAACAAGCTGGGACTTGCCAAggatggaggaaaatatggCACAAAAAGATAAATATGTAAAGAAAGTAGCGAGAAAAAACACAAGATGGagtaaaaaatgagaaagaaaaatgagagagtgGAATAAATATTCACCATTGATTACTTTTGGAATTAAGATATCGGAAATGGGATTAAGTACAATGAAATAGATTTCATTTCCTATGCCCCAGTAAATGTAAATAATTTCATATCTAATAATCCATCTAAGTGTTGACTCGCATTCTATTTTTTCTGTTGATATTCCAAATCTCTGATATTCACCGGTCATCGtaaaaagaaaccaaaagatatatatatatgaacgTTGGGATAGATCTACCTAAGTAGCTGTCTTGGGGGGTCGGGGAAGATCATGGACATGAAGTAAAAtccatatgaaaaataaaaagaaaatgaaaaaaaaatcctttgcGTTGTGTTAATGATACCAAGTTGCAGATCAAGAGGATCAATTTCAAATCCGGTTTCTGATCCAGTGAAGGAATTGAAATTCGATATGACAGCTGAGCCACGAAGCTTGCTTAGTTTAGAAaccagaggaggaggagcacaTGCTCTCTTTTATCTTATGGTCAAGTGCTTTGATGCCCCCGACTCCAAGTCTACTCCAAATTAAAGAATCACCCTTGATCCTCCCCCGATTTCTGCCGTTTATTCCGTATCAGTTTGTCATGAAGCAATCATACAAGCTGTGTAATCATGTAGCCCTGCAATTTTGGATTCATCCGGAAAATTATATTGCGAACATCGCCAAAAAGAGAACACATGCGCAAGTTATTCTATTTGTATTTGAATGTTTTTGTCCCGTTGCGGGCTTATTTTTCCACACTGTTTATATGAATTATAAGTCTGTCGGTACGGGGAGTAATGATATAGACCgtcctaaaatttttctaattattcagCATTGTctttgaatatatatatgttaaatgcggtcatttgtttttttgtttttggtctaGAATCAGCTCAATCAAGCCgttttcttccaaaaaaaaaaaactagcggTATTTGCTGACGTGAGGGTTAACACTGTTACGTTGGTATTAAGGGTCCAAGTTGGCATCCATATTTTCCTCCAATTCAGGTTGGAATGGATAAATATCCTTCCAGCCCCTCATTGGTAGGTTTTTCTCAAAAAACTGACCTGTGAAAACATGCTGGTAAATACCAATGACTGGTGacttcatattttattttttttggagtaAGTTAGCAAATTCGTAACCTTATTCGTAAGTAACGCAAATTCTTAACCTTATTCGTAAGTAACGCAAACAAAGATTGATAATGTTATATAATGGTTTTTAAATCTATGCCACTGGTAAgataaaaagttggtaaatgataaaagaagttctttttttttgtggccaattcaatcttaaaattttttgtttatgtgtcaattcaatctatttagcaaattttgaaTGGCCAACGCTAATGTGGTACTATTAGACATtgactttttaaattaatatttaataattttttctttatttttttcccctccacTTAGGGCCATCGAGGGCTCGCATGCCCTTGCAAGTACTAGGCAAGGGCGTCACAACGTTCACCAATTGATTGTGATATCGGGGAATGCTAGGGTGATTCTAGGATTGTCACCTACAAATGTTGCCTGAACAGTCTGCACACTTAAAGTAATTATGTCCATAAATTGTCTATTGACACTAGCATTACTGCTCACTTGTTCTATTCCATCATATTCTATGATATGTTATTTATCTGTCCTGGATGATTCTATTGCAGGATCAATGAACTTGATGGCCTTCTTAAAGGAGTCATCTATCTTGTCCTGCCTGCTTTGGTTGTAATATGATTGGTTTTGAGTTTGGTCAGGACTGTTCTTGTTGGTGTTAGATATGGTTTTTTGGTGCGCTGGATCTTGTCTTTCGAGGCCTTTAGACGCGAGGATGAATCGAAGAAATTCCTCCACTGCGTTAAACTGAAACTTTTACTAGGAGCTTAATCTTGTCTGGAATTAGGAATTTCATGCTAATGCCAACTCTGATAAGGTACTCTTggttctttcctttcctctcaTTTCTTTCGATATCCTAAGatggtgtcgcgacctaaaggacggacctaaggcccatgattaggtgcgagctctcccaagcccatactctGGGTGACGTTgagatattcttaagaaatttagcacaaaatgagtcgccactagcctattagggttggctagaaaccaagtgaggcatggaaGGATGCCACATTTCCTacacaaccagagaatctagggtcggggacttgattacactaattgaccaattagtgccctttcggtacctaatcttgttcattttagcaaaatgattttttttgtcaggcaatttggattgattttactcATCCACAAACATATTAAAGTGATCATACAAGTGTAATCTAAACACGTACTATTAAACATACTATATAACTACACACATACCATTAAACATAACAAGATATACAATCTAAACATACgatgtaatcaaaataaatgcataattacacttaaaacgACAACAcctagcaattcctaaccaaactctatcattttttaattttcgaattttttaaatattttaaatatttaaattttttaaattttctcaaaaaattaaattttcaattttttaaaattttcgatttttttaaagaatttccgaatttttaaaatttttctttttaatttttttttacattttcttattttcgaaattgttttttttataataaattttgggatcgAACCGGGTCGGATCTGGTCTAATCCGACCCGGTTCGGCCCAGTCAGCAGAGTCGGGTCCGGCTGGGAGACGGGCTGATTGGCCCACTCGGAAAAGAGCAAGGCTTCAATTAAATTCGAATCAGGCCCAACCtagtctaaattttttgttttaaaacgaAGCCCACAAACCTTATGCACTAAAACGGCCCACAAACACGGCCCAAACTCCGGATTCGACCCAATCGGATCTAAAAGAAACGAAGCTTTCCTATTTTTCgtacatttctttaatttcttttttctattttattatttttcttttactctaCCCAGTAGGTCCGTCTCTCTCTAGTACGCTTACAACTTTTTCCAACGCACAGAATACTAAACTATTCAACTTCAAACGCCCCAACTTTCAACAACTCGTATACACACGAGAATAATATCCGCGTCGTCGACAATCCCCGATCACCATCACTGGACTAACTCCACCAAACCCTTCGAGCTAACATTTCGAACTGCCCAGCAAGCAAAAAATGGGCTGGAGAAGGAAAAGTATGGCTGTAAACCTGAGAAAACCACACTCCAAGGCTAACAAGTCGATTAATAACGTGACGACACGCAAATACATCTTTGGATTTGTCTAAACTAGCTCCCAAATCTCGTTAAACCTACCAAGCCCATTGCTCACAACTCACGGCCATTTCAAAGCCAACTTCTCTTCTCATGAACATATTTACACACACTTTTTCCAGTAAAAGGAGAACACCCATGGAATTACAAACCAACGCATTCGATTTTCAAACAGAAAAAATGCATGGCCATAAACTCACATCACAGGGAAACAAAGGTAGACTACATGAACTAAAGTCAAAAGTCATgacttttctaaaaattagatGTTTTGATCTGAAAGACCCTCTTCGAACGAGGAGGCAGCTTCGCAGTCGACTAGAATGCACAGCACAAAGACAGGTTTACACAGTTTTCGTTCAAGCGTTTCATCGAGCACGTAGCAGGCAAGAAATGAGGAAAACGACGCTGGCCACTTCTTAGGACTCAGACTTAGACCTAGACCCGAGTGAACACATGGAAACGCTCAACATCAAACAAATTGACTCAGCCGGACACAATAAACTCAAGAATTAGAGAAAATTCGCTTGGCTATTCCATCACTAAAACAGGGCAGTGCCGAGAGAGTTCATGGGAATGAGTTTCAGTCATAAACCTCTACTCGACTCGAAGACGGCAGCGCGAAGGCCAGTTCGAGACAAATCGAACTTCAGTCGACCACCTCGCGATATCCCCGAGCCGAGATCCTCGGGAACGAACAATTTGGACAAAAAGGAAACTCACCGGAAAATGCCGAGATTTGGGAACGAAAAGTCTTGCTCTCAAGGGCGTCGGCTAGAAGTCAGCAATTGGCCTCGAGGAGGGGTGAGCAACACTCCACCCAAGCAGTTTCTAGCTTTCTCCCTAGTCGTCTCCTTCTCTCAAGCTCGCTCcctctggttttttttttcgtgttgCTGTTTTCCTCTCGGTCTTATACTTCCATCTTTCCTTTTTCCGCAAGTATTCCGAGCGAAGACCTCCTGCCGTGCTGGCTGGTCGATCGGTCTGCTTCCCCGACCCGCGGATCGCGCCGAAAGCCCTGCCATGCCGATCCTCTGCCTTGCCTCCTCTTTTCTTcccgtttctttcctttttgctctctttttttctgcaGGAACTTGCGCGAAGACTACGACCGAACCAGTTGCCGGCCGGGTGCTCCCGACCTGCGGATCATGCCGCTCCTGCCACACCGATCCTCTGCCGCCCCTGTTTTCGCTGCCCTCCTGCTGCTCTGTCTTCTGCAAGTCTTCGAGCGAAGACcagcagaagaaaagaaaaaggggctgGGCCGGTCGGAAGGGAAAGGAGATTGGGCCAGGCCCAGTGcgaggggaagaaaagagaggggcaGGTTGGGCCATGGTCgaatccggcccgacccgaccattttcgcttcttcttttttttttttttttttaaattttaaactctttttttaataaccctttttgtgactaattcctaatctTTAAcactactttaaattaattaatttagatgaaatttaggtgtcaacagatgGGACATGGGATACGATAAAAGGAAGTTGTACTATGGTTCGAGATTTCATGCACTAGCCGACTTACTTGAAGGTGCTACATGAATCTGCGGCAACACATGAAGTGCAGACTTTTAGGTAGATTTACAGTGAATATTCATTTTGTGCTTTTTGTTGCTTTGTTTCTGAAAGATTGTCGGTTTTAATGTTCATTAATCATAGTAATATGTGCACCGAACATTAGCAATGAACGTTAAAATAAACTTCTTTTTCCTATAGTTCAATTTAACGATTTAAGTTGATGAAATACGGGGGCGATGATCCAGGCAGCTCAATGAACCACAGTGACATGTTTAGTTCATGATTATGGAAATAATTGAAGTCAGCAAAGTTGTAGGTTCACCGTGTTCCGCGTAGTCTGGAAGCAGTCATTAAGAAGCAACTAAATTTACCAACTTCtatcgttctctctctcttttggtttTGTAGATTAGTGCAATTTGCCGGATGTATCCTGGCGGGACTGATGGAGCTACTCGTGCATGTCCCCCTCTACACCACTATTATGGTCATCAAGACTCCGTACAAGCTATTCAGGGGCTGATAGCGATTAATACACGATCTTATCAGTCTAAGAGGGCCCCTTTCTTGAAACTGCCTGCATTCCGATTGCCggtttgacaatttttatgtGGCCCATTGCCGCAGCTTCAAGCATTTTAGCAGCTGCACTTTTGAGCTGCTTTATAAGACTATATGGATCAGGCATAGTGTATCAAGTTTGCCCCCAAATTCactgttcattttctttttcatcagtACCATTTTTGTGAAATACTAGACTCCAACCCTGTGGAATTTTGTGGAGGCAGGAAAGATCTTTTTGGAGTGGCGTAGCTTATGTCATTGCGATGGTTGCTGAATTCGTTGAGTACACGAACCACTGTCTGTATCTTCAGGAGGGAACTATACTTCCAAAGTAAGTAAGTCGTGCCCTTCAGTCCTAATGTCGCTATGACTAGCACGAATGCAACGCTGTAGCAATTTCCTTGTCGACCACTTAATTTTGGAGgttttgacaaaacaaaaacgTTTCCCACAGCCAGGCCTTCGTACAGAAAGCAAAAGGCTTCTCAACCATCCGAGCTGTCGGTTGGAGGAAATCATGTAAATAGAGGCAAAACCACCTCTGCATCTGAAGACGCACCGTTGACTGCTTTTGCATAGCTTAGCTCAGTCAAGATCAGTGAGGGAGACAATACAAGAAATCCGGATGGTGCAGGTAAATTAGGTTCTTCGGGGTCCTATTAGTGGTGACCAGTAAGATGAATTTtatgctccgttcgtttcgcggaaaataacttccaggaaaatattttccatattttccggtgttcgggtGGGCGGAAAATCACggtcaaggaaaacattttccgttgaccggaaaattccttctttgcagcttggaaaataatattttccggtgttcgggtGGGCGGAAAATCACggtcaaggaaaacattttccgttgaccggaaaattccttctttgcagcttggaaaatattttcctcttttgaaaagaggaagaCATTTTCCAAGCCTCTCacctcttctcttccttcgttctcgttctctctctctctctcttgctctccctGCTGCGAAGTCGGCTTTGACGACGTCCTTCTCCCGGACCAGCCTCCGCCCTCCCCGGCCGCTCCGCCCGCCCGCTCGCCCGCCgcgcgccgccaccgccgcgctCCGCTTCCCGGCGGCTCGAAGCCGCCGAGAGGATCGGCTCAAGAGGGAGCTCCGCGGCGGCGCCGGGAGGCTCGTGGGGAGCCCGCCGTCCAGGCCGCTCGTCGTGCGGTGGCGAGCCGTGAACTCGTCGGATCTGGCGGTGGAGCCCGCaactcgccggatctggcggcggagctcgcggctcgccggatccaggcgagctcgagctctgtcgccagatccgacgagctcgggtgagatcggccgagcctcgagctcgtcggatttggccaccgggtcttggtcggccgtTGGGCCCGGCCATCGTCGAGGCAagaaggaggtggcggcggcggacggaggaggaaggaggaggaagaaggcgacggtggaggaaggaggaggaaggagggaaggaaaagaaaaaataaataaaaaataataaaaattttgatttttaaaaatataaataaataaaataaattttgtggtcaattaaaaatattaaatttaatttttgataattttttctaaacaatttaaatgagctaacgaacgacggaaaatattttccactcaaactttagattttggccgaacaccggaaaatagagtcatttttcaggaaaataacttccaggaaaatgttttccagaaacatgatattttccgcgaaacgaacgcaGCCTTAGATCATTATGAACTTGCTGAAAATCACTAGTCCACACAACTTTCCCACTTTCTGACAGCTTTTGGATGGAAATGATCGAGTCCCATGAAACGACAGGCAATAGAACTTTTGGATGCTAACGTAATGACACCCGACGATCTGTATGGATGGCTGAAAGCAAAGAACAGCGGTGAAGCTACTCATATAGGCTTTGGCCTGCCTTGTTTTTCACTCGTGCAGACCATCCTCCGCTCTATCCAAGCTGGTTTGGATGGCTTCCCGATGTTCGATGGCTTTGAACTGAACCAACTGAACAGACTGCAGGACAAAGTGTTAAGACTTGTTCTTTGGTCCTCTTCCGGTTCTGAATGAACAGACCAAGGTCATAAGATTGGAAAAGAGTGAGGTGAGATTTTGAGAGAAAGTAGTTCTTTTTGGAGCAATAAAGCGCTTATGGATAGGTGGAGGAATGGCGGAGTTGAGCCTCCGTATAGCAGAAGGTACTCCTTTAGTAAACCAGTATATTTCCTGCTAATAGTTTGAAGAACAATCGatgtttctttaaatttttcagtTGAGATATTATGCTCCCTGCATCTTCTTCGTCGTACACGTCGCTGACTGTCAACTGCATGAACTGTGAGTTCGATGTTATCTGACCAAATCCTCTATAAAGAACCAGAATTTCTCTGGGTGTCTTCTTATATCCCCTGAGGATTCCATATCTTGATTGtcaaaaaataatgaagataCTTCCGTTCCAAATCCAATGACATTGAAGTACATGCTTGGAGATTTAGTGGACTGATCAATCTTTCTCATGTAAATCTTTATTTAAGGAtacgcatgataaaatttctatttgtctgtttctttatttcttagTTTCCcataacaaatttgaaatagaaatccgtttggtaacacaatttcttttttcatttctaaaacagatttctattctgGAAGtagatttgaagtagaaattagAAGAtagaatttttagtttttcaatttttggaacaaaagtgAGAAATCAAAACTCTTTTCATCGTTTACTCCCGTTATTGTTCATCACTCACTTGCCGCCCATGGGATGTTGGATGCCCACCGCTTGTTGCCCGCCATTGGCTGCCCACAATCGGTCGTCGGACCCACCACCAATCGTCGGATGTCAGCCGCCCATAATCGACCGGCCGTCAACTGCCAAACATCGAACTTTAGCCACCCATCGCCGATCGTCAACCACTGACCTCTGGCTGCTGGCCGCCGGTTGTCGGCCGCTGACTGCCGGACACTTGCTATTGAAGCCGGATGTCAGATGCCGAACATTGCTAACCAGTTGCCCATCGTCAAACACCGAACTTCGGTTGCCCATTGCCGGTTGTTGGCTACTAGACACCCATCACCTACCACTGGTCATTGGCCACTCACCACTAGACGTCAGCTGCTGACCGCTGGACACTCGTTGTTGAACGTCGGACGCTGGCCATTGAACACTAGACCCTCGCCACTAAATGCTAGCCGCTTGCCACTGGACGTCGGATGCCCGTTGCCAACCGGCCGTTGCCGCccctagaaataaaaatgttattatgttatcaaacgaatttttattttaaaaacaaaaattttgaatcgttatcaaacacattttctTGTTCAAAAACTTGTTCGAgtaatagaaattgatttatattctagaaattttatAATGTGCGCCCTAAATGACCACCTAAGGATAGTGCAGCGCTATCATATTCACTTTGCACCAAAAATCGTCGCATTTACAGTTGACCGTGGACTGACTTACCATATCGATGCTTGCGTTTTACACAAACTTTTGGCAGGATGATAGGTATCGTAAGAAGTAAATCGAAGTTACCAACCTACAGAAGGACATACCGTCACACGGTCAAGGCTACATTCTGCAGATAAGGAAGGTTCCAGTAGCGATATTTCAGCCGGATCCGGTGTCCGCCTTGAATTAAAGGTGCaccattttgatttttattgaagaTAGCAAAACAGCAACCTATGCAGATGTTAATGAAAGTCTTGCAGATGAACATGTTGGTCATGTTCAGCTGGTGACTACACAGTACTTCAGATACATGAACCCAATGGCATCATGATGCATACAACTTTCCTAGATTTGTACAATGAAAATTCaactctctttttccccttcttgaGTTACATTTGCAGGGGCCGCGCGCTGATAAAGGGTCATAAATAACTTGGAATATATGTGAAATCTACCTTATTTACCTatacttttatttaaaataggCGATTTTTCTTGAATGTGTCAATTTTTTCCACGTTCAAAGCAACTTGATAaatgttcctttttcttattttaaatggccataaaagTGCCATTAATAAGATGCATTCAAGAAAATATCtaccaattttattttccatatacATTTTTTCCTTTCGGTAGTAGTGGCTTTCAAACTCCAACTCTCCCATCCAGTGATGGCAATGTTGGTCAAGAACTAATTTCTTAAACTCATATTTTGGGATGTATATGGATGGATACTTACGCTTCATTTGTTTGAGAGAagataattttcagaaaaataattttattaacttCTAGTGTTTGGTGTTGGAAAATAATCCAAcgaagaaaaatgtttttattctGGAAGAAAATTCACACTCGAGATAAAGGAGACTTCACACCCATTTTCTACTTTGTAGCAAATTGTGGTAATCACCTTATTAGTAAATATAAATGCAGAGATGCATGTTTCCAAATACATTGACCAATCATATATAACAACAACAGCACACTTGGAGCTAGGCTACCAAAAACTCTCGTTTTCGAGCACTTTCTTTTTCGTGATTTAGTCTATTTATCAAACGATTAATATCTTACACCAACAAATCCATCGCATTTCTTCCTGAATGAACCGAAATTATTGTCTTAGCAACCAGAACGACGAAAACTAATTTCACTACCCTTTATGTTTTGCTATCttgccaatatatatatatagataatatgtatgtatgtatgtatgtatgaagAATATATACACACTAGGAAATATTAAGAATTATTCTTCCATTTTGTGTTTAGCAACACCCTTCACCATAATAATGATGGAATCCTAAACACATGAAGACTGTACATGAACAAAGGGAAACAAACAGAGAAAGCCCTAGCCAATCATAAGAGAGATAATTCTCAAAATGGCCAGTCAAATTATTCCCGAATTAACCAAAAGTAAACCAAATTAGATATCACCAAACCCTTGCTTGCTTAATTCTTCTTTCACTCATCACTCAGCAGCCTTCAAGGCTTCAATCTAATCCACTCATACCGCCCGCCCACCGGCTCGTCCTTGACAAAATCATAATTATACCTAAatacccacaaaaaaaaaacaactaatttaaaatttgagcaTTTTTatacccaaaataataataatgagagTTGTTTCTCAGTGTGACTTACTTGTCCTTGTAATATCGCAGGAGCTTCCCCTCCACGGCCGCGAAGAACTCTTCGATCTCCGCTGCTGCCAGCACCGGCGCGACCGCCGCCCCCGGCTTCCCATGGcccgcctcctcctccgtttTGCTGCGGTGAACTTCCATATCTTCCGCCAGCACCTGCAGCTCTCGAAGTGTGAAGTCCAGAGAATTTTAAAATGCTGTTGATACGTTAGAATATATAGTTTCACCAGCTCGCAACGCAATCAGATTTCGAAACgggcaaaagagaaaaatttgaaCGAAGGGGCCTCcgttttcctttctatttttcacccttttgaaattcgaaattttaaaaagacCGTAGCAGGCGTTAAATACAGAGAGAGGGGctcatcaattttgcttcacgCGCAAGAAGCTGGGAGGGATTCGTCTCCCCTCAGCCTCAGCTGGTGTTTCCTACTTTCGTCATGTCTCGTGTACAATAGTTATTTAATGCCGTTCTAGAGcagaaaaattcaataaaaataaaaataaaaataaaaaaaataaaagtcggAATAAATCGATAACTGGCCACTCCCCAGCGCCGAAGGCCATCCGCTGCTCCCGGGAGGTGGGAAATTCTCGGACGGCCGCGCAACGACCACCATTAAGCAAAGGGACTAAATTTGAAGGCTCCGGACGCACGAGGACCAAAAGAGCAGAATTTGCTTTAGAGGCCTCAATAGGGTGCCCCACGTATTAACTGGTGCTGACTTAGCAAATTTCGCTAGGACTGAGTATTGGTCCAAAATTAACCCTTCAGCCGGTCCTAGGTCGATCCTTGATCCCGAAGTCTCTGGACCCTACACTATATGGGTTGCTTTTTGATCCTTTAGGGTTGGCCTGGACCAGGACCAACCCTATATAtgttatatattatatattatatggttTTGTTTACTGTAAATCCTAGCACCCCTCCTTTGTTCTATTCACAGTTTAGTTTGCCgtgtaaattagaaaataaaaagaaacccaCCCTaattcaaatggaaaaaaataaatagaaacccTCTTTCATTCGCCATCTTGCTCTCCTTGTTCACTTGCTGCTCCTCTCACTTGCTTGGTTCACCTTGCTGCTCGCATCTGTCCACTCACCTCTGGCCTCTCCTCGTTTACCTCACATGTTCATTTTTATAGTTTGTTGCTTTTAGTAAgtgttaaatttttattattacctTATCTCATATTCATATTTGATATATACTAATGTTCATAATTTGGTTGCTTAATATCTCATTGTTGATGAATATGTAAGTTGCAATGGTACGTATGTCCTTtggagaaatacaaaaaatgaaatgaaaacataATCAGTTGGTCTTGGGTTGACCCTAGAATCAGATTAGATCTCTGACCCTCAGTCCCAAACATTGGGGACCAACATTGTCCAGGTCAATTTTTGGATTAGGTGCTGGACCAGCCCAACCTGGATGATGCTTGTTCCTAATTTTCACAATGAAAATAGAATTTAAATTATCCTTGGAGATTAGTTTAAGGACTAGAATGCTAATCAATAAAAGCGTGAGGACCAAAAGTGAAAGTCGATTGCCAAATGCTAAAAGcaaaatcatgagaaaaaaaaatcttgaaaattgatgTAACCAAATGCCTCCCGAATTCGGAAGCTGATGTCCAAGAGTCAAAAATGAGGGTTCGGACTTGAGGAAGAATCGACCTTTTCGCTTCTAGGGACAAAAAGGTTCCATAGTCATTATGGataattttagctagaaatcgCTAAAGGACTAcattaataaatcaataaaaatatttaggaataaattgacaaatcatcaaaaggtttgtggcacaattgaaatgtttataattgaattggtcgttgtacaataagtttaagactgtATTGGcgtaattgaaaggtttaga
Above is a window of Eucalyptus grandis isolate ANBG69807.140 chromosome 9, ASM1654582v1, whole genome shotgun sequence DNA encoding:
- the LOC104418580 gene encoding uncharacterized protein LOC104418580; the encoded protein is MACIDTYNSDQPQYKGVPMSPRISFSNDFVDPNYSTKQDATRGPRSEAAAAASADFEFFSQSSSSSVASFSMMSADELFFKGRLLPLKDAIFPKMTLRDELLMNEDEDDDGVFVKPPKGASARWRGILGLKKTSHTASKRSVETIGDEKFVEFEFNSDKCDLASDDQKIITPGKASPGAMNHGGSGRRDTKMVL